A part of Larkinella insperata genomic DNA contains:
- the ilvC gene encoding ketol-acid reductoisomerase, giving the protein MAKINFGGVEEEVVTREEFPLEKARETLQDEVIAVIGYGVQGPGQSLNMRDNGFNVIVGQRKGKTYDKAVSDGWVPGETLFEIEEALEKGTIICFLLSDAAQIELWPTVKKYLTAGKSLYFSHGFGVTYKDQTGIVPPAEVDVFLVAPKGSGTSLRRLFVEGKGLNSSFAIYQDASGKARQKAIAMGIGVGSGYLFETDFYKEVTSDLTGERGTLMGAIQGIFAAQYEVLRANGHSPSEAFNETVEELTQSLMPLVAENGMDWMYANCSTTAQRGALDWWKPFRDATKPVFEQLYNSVKAGEQANISITRNSQADYREKLEEELKELRESEMWRAGTAVRSLRPERN; this is encoded by the coding sequence ATGGCAAAAATTAACTTCGGCGGAGTTGAAGAAGAAGTCGTAACCCGCGAAGAATTTCCTCTCGAAAAAGCCAGAGAAACTCTCCAAGATGAAGTCATCGCCGTCATCGGTTACGGTGTGCAGGGTCCGGGCCAGTCGCTGAACATGCGCGACAATGGTTTCAATGTTATCGTTGGCCAACGCAAAGGCAAAACCTACGACAAAGCCGTGAGCGATGGATGGGTGCCGGGCGAAACCTTGTTTGAAATTGAAGAAGCCCTCGAAAAAGGAACCATTATCTGCTTCCTGCTGTCGGATGCCGCTCAAATTGAGCTGTGGCCGACCGTGAAAAAATACCTGACCGCCGGCAAATCGCTGTATTTCTCACACGGCTTCGGGGTTACGTACAAAGACCAGACCGGTATTGTGCCGCCCGCCGAGGTAGATGTATTCCTGGTGGCTCCGAAAGGCTCTGGAACGTCGCTGCGCCGGTTGTTCGTGGAAGGCAAGGGCTTGAACTCGAGCTTTGCGATCTACCAGGATGCCAGCGGTAAAGCCCGTCAGAAAGCCATTGCAATGGGCATTGGCGTGGGTTCAGGGTACCTGTTCGAAACCGATTTCTATAAAGAAGTAACTTCTGACCTGACCGGCGAACGCGGTACGCTGATGGGCGCCATTCAGGGAATTTTTGCTGCTCAGTATGAAGTGCTGCGCGCCAACGGTCACTCCCCGTCGGAAGCCTTCAACGAAACCGTCGAAGAACTGACGCAGTCGCTGATGCCGCTCGTTGCCGAGAACGGAATGGACTGGATGTACGCCAACTGTTCGACAACTGCCCAACGCGGAGCCCTCGACTGGTGGAAACCGTTCCGGGATGCCACGAAGCCGGTTTTCGAACAACTTTACAATTCGGTGAAAGCCGGTGAGCAGGCCAATATCTCGATCACCCGCAACTCGCAGGCTGATTACCGTGAAAAACTGGAAGAAGAACTGAAAGAACTTCGGGAATCAGAAATGTGGCGGGCCGGAACGGCAGTTCGCAGTCTGCGTCCGGAGCGCAACTAA
- the leuD gene encoding 3-isopropylmalate dehydratase small subunit: protein MSKETFHKLVSTAAPLPIENIDTDQIIPARFLKATTREGFGDNLFRDWRYNGDDTPKADFVLNDPTYAGSRILVAGKNFGMGSSREHAAWALHDYGFKVVISSFFADIFRNNALNNFVLPAQVSDAFLAEIFKAIEANPKTEITVDLVSQEIVLENGLKEPFAINAYKKQCLMNGYDDIDYLLSLQEEIKQYDLAHANVQ, encoded by the coding sequence ATGAGCAAAGAAACCTTCCATAAACTGGTCTCAACGGCGGCACCGTTGCCGATTGAGAATATTGATACCGATCAGATTATTCCGGCGCGATTCCTGAAAGCCACCACGCGCGAAGGCTTCGGCGATAACCTGTTCCGGGACTGGCGGTACAACGGCGACGATACGCCAAAAGCGGATTTCGTCCTGAACGATCCGACGTATGCGGGTTCCCGAATTCTGGTTGCGGGCAAAAACTTCGGGATGGGTTCCAGCCGGGAACATGCCGCCTGGGCGCTGCACGATTACGGTTTTAAGGTGGTTATTTCGAGCTTCTTCGCGGATATTTTCCGGAATAATGCTCTGAATAACTTTGTGTTGCCTGCTCAGGTTTCGGACGCCTTCCTCGCCGAGATTTTCAAGGCCATTGAAGCCAATCCGAAAACAGAAATAACGGTCGATCTGGTCAGCCAGGAGATTGTGCTGGAAAACGGGTTGAAAGAACCATTCGCCATCAACGCCTACAAAAAGCAGTGCTTGATGAATGGATACGATGACATTGATTACCTGTTGAGCTTACAAGAAGAAATCAAACAATACGATCTAGCCCACGCTAATGTCCAGTGA
- the ilvA gene encoding threonine ammonia-lyase IlvA, with protein sequence MNNVVEAEKKITFPDVDNIYLAADRLRGVAVHTPLQENLNLSDKYGANIFLKREDLQVVRSYKIRGAYNKMASLPAEALAKGVVCASAGNHAQGMAYACRKMAVKGIIFMPTTTPNQKVKQVKLFGKEFVEVILTGDTYDDAFHAAIDYVNAHDSTFVHPFDDMQVIEGQGTVGLEIFKDSNFRIDYLLMAIGGGGLASGVSTVFRQLSPRTKLIGVEPLGAPSMKIAMDQGHVVTLDEIDKFVDGAAVKRVGATTFEICRQNLDQLILVPEGKVCTTILQLYNEDAIVAEPAGALTIAALDFLKDEIKGKNVVCLVSGGNNDITRTEEIKELSLLYEGLKHYFIIRFPQRAGAMREFLSGVLGETDDITLFEYSKKTNRERGPALVGIELKNKSDFEPLLNRMREAKIHFEYLNDKPDLFEFLI encoded by the coding sequence TTGAATAACGTGGTTGAAGCGGAGAAAAAAATCACCTTTCCGGACGTAGACAACATCTATCTGGCGGCTGATCGGTTGCGGGGCGTTGCCGTGCACACACCGTTGCAGGAAAATCTAAACCTGTCGGACAAATACGGGGCCAATATTTTTCTGAAACGGGAAGATTTACAGGTTGTACGCTCCTACAAAATTCGGGGCGCTTACAACAAAATGGCCAGTCTGCCCGCTGAAGCGCTGGCTAAAGGTGTGGTTTGCGCCAGTGCCGGTAACCACGCGCAGGGCATGGCATATGCCTGTCGGAAGATGGCAGTCAAAGGGATTATTTTCATGCCGACCACCACGCCCAATCAGAAAGTCAAGCAGGTCAAACTGTTTGGGAAAGAATTTGTGGAGGTGATCCTGACCGGCGATACCTACGATGATGCTTTCCATGCGGCCATCGACTACGTGAATGCCCACGACAGCACATTTGTGCATCCGTTCGACGACATGCAGGTCATTGAAGGACAGGGGACCGTTGGCCTGGAGATTTTTAAAGACTCCAACTTTCGGATTGACTACCTGCTGATGGCCATCGGCGGGGGCGGTTTGGCATCGGGCGTTTCGACGGTGTTTCGGCAACTGAGTCCGAGAACAAAGCTGATTGGGGTAGAACCGCTGGGTGCGCCCTCCATGAAAATAGCGATGGATCAGGGGCATGTCGTAACCCTGGATGAAATTGACAAGTTTGTAGACGGAGCCGCCGTCAAGCGCGTTGGCGCAACAACGTTCGAAATCTGTCGGCAAAATCTTGATCAGCTCATCCTGGTGCCCGAAGGCAAAGTCTGTACGACCATTCTGCAACTCTACAACGAAGACGCCATCGTGGCCGAACCGGCCGGGGCGCTGACGATTGCCGCCCTGGATTTTCTGAAAGATGAGATCAAAGGCAAAAATGTGGTTTGCCTCGTCAGCGGAGGAAATAACGACATTACCCGTACGGAAGAAATCAAAGAGTTGTCGCTGCTGTACGAAGGACTAAAGCATTACTTCATCATCCGGTTTCCGCAGCGGGCCGGGGCCATGCGTGAATTCCTGAGCGGTGTGCTGGGTGAAACCGACGACATTACGCTGTTTGAATATTCCAAGAAAACCAATCGGGAGCGCGGTCCGGCTCTGGTCGGTATCGAGTTGAAAAACAAATCGGATTTTGAACCGCTGCTGAACCGCATGCGTGAAGCCAAAATCCATTTTGAATACCTGAACGACAAGCCGGACCTGTTTGAGTTTTTGATTTAA
- the leuC gene encoding 3-isopropylmalate dehydratase large subunit gives MSQPRTLFDKIWDAHVVKAMDGGPDAVFIDRHFIHEVTSPQAFDGLRKRGIGVFNIARTTATADHNVPTKDQHLPIKEALSRHQVETLRKNCAEFGIELYDLGHPFQGIVHIIGPELGVTLPGMTIVCGDSHTSTHGALGNIAFGIGTSEVEQVLATQCILQYKPKRMRININGQLTKGVSSKDIILYIISQISASGATGYFVEYAGDTIRGLSMEARMTICNMSIEMGARGGLIAPDETTFEYIRGRRFAPQGEAFDQAVEHWRTLKTDEDAEFDLELNYNAEDIGPMITYGTNPGMGISVDSHVPNLSEIPQSELASYTKSLAYMGLEPGMELVGKPVDYVFIGSCTNARIEDLRTVADFVKGKKKAEGVEVWIVPGSVQVSQQAKAEGLDQVFLEAGFELREPGCSACLGMNEDKVPAGKYCISTSNRNFEGRQGPGARTFLASPIMAAAAAVTGKVTDVRQLV, from the coding sequence ATGAGTCAGCCTAGAACACTTTTCGATAAAATCTGGGATGCCCACGTCGTCAAGGCGATGGACGGCGGACCGGATGCCGTCTTTATCGATCGCCATTTTATTCACGAAGTGACCAGTCCGCAGGCGTTTGACGGGTTGCGGAAGCGGGGCATCGGTGTTTTCAACATTGCGCGTACGACGGCGACGGCTGATCACAACGTACCGACGAAAGATCAGCACTTGCCCATCAAAGAAGCCCTATCGCGGCATCAGGTAGAAACCTTACGGAAAAACTGCGCCGAATTTGGTATTGAACTCTACGATCTCGGACACCCTTTTCAGGGCATTGTCCATATTATCGGTCCCGAACTGGGCGTGACCCTGCCGGGCATGACCATCGTTTGCGGAGATAGCCACACCAGTACCCACGGCGCGCTCGGCAACATCGCATTCGGCATCGGGACCAGCGAAGTAGAGCAGGTGCTGGCTACCCAGTGCATTCTGCAATACAAGCCGAAGCGGATGCGCATCAACATCAACGGGCAATTGACGAAAGGCGTTAGCTCGAAGGATATTATTCTTTACATCATTTCCCAGATCTCAGCCAGCGGAGCGACGGGCTATTTCGTCGAATACGCGGGGGATACCATTCGCGGCTTGTCGATGGAAGCCCGGATGACCATCTGCAACATGAGCATCGAAATGGGTGCGCGCGGGGGCCTGATTGCGCCCGACGAAACTACGTTTGAATACATTCGCGGCCGTCGGTTTGCCCCGCAGGGTGAAGCGTTTGATCAAGCCGTTGAACACTGGCGGACGCTGAAAACCGACGAAGACGCCGAGTTCGATCTGGAACTGAACTACAATGCCGAAGATATTGGGCCGATGATTACCTACGGTACTAACCCCGGAATGGGCATCAGCGTAGACAGTCACGTTCCCAACCTGAGCGAAATACCGCAAAGCGAACTGGCTTCCTACACGAAGTCACTGGCCTACATGGGGCTGGAGCCGGGTATGGAACTGGTCGGCAAACCGGTTGATTACGTGTTTATTGGCTCCTGCACCAACGCCCGGATTGAAGATCTGCGGACGGTGGCTGATTTCGTGAAAGGCAAGAAAAAAGCCGAGGGCGTGGAGGTCTGGATTGTACCGGGCTCCGTTCAGGTTTCCCAACAGGCTAAAGCCGAAGGACTGGATCAGGTGTTTCTGGAAGCCGGTTTTGAACTGCGCGAACCGGGTTGCTCGGCGTGTCTGGGTATGAACGAAGACAAAGTTCCGGCGGGTAAGTACTGCATTTCGACATCCAACCGTAATTTCGAAGGTCGTCAGGGACCCGGTGCGCGAACGTTCCTGGCCAGTCCGATCATGGCGGCAGCCGCTGCGGTGACCGGCAAAGTGACGGACGTTCGGCAATTGGTGTAA
- the leuB gene encoding 3-isopropylmalate dehydrogenase yields MKKHIVVIAGDGIGQEVTTVGKQVLDRIAEKFGHEFTYDEALIGHAAIEATGNPLPDETVTKSKQSDAILFGAVGHPKYDNDPSAKVRPEQGLLGIRKALGLYANLRPIKLFDELLQASSIKPEFLQGADILFFRELTGDVYFGEKGRKDDGDTAYDLMIYSRYEVERIAVKAFEAAMTRRKKLCSVDKANVLESSRLWREVVQEVAKRYPEVEVEHQFIDAAAMLLIKDPRRFDVVVTGNLFGDILTDEASQIAGSMGMLASASIGDTTGLYEPIHGSAHDITGKGVANPLASVLSAALMLDISFGMKAESEAVVNAVDQVLKAGFRTRDIADATTPANLILGTQEMGQQLISKL; encoded by the coding sequence ATGAAGAAACACATTGTAGTCATCGCCGGCGACGGCATCGGTCAGGAAGTAACAACCGTTGGGAAACAGGTTCTGGACCGCATCGCGGAGAAATTTGGCCACGAATTTACGTACGACGAAGCCCTGATTGGTCACGCGGCCATTGAAGCAACGGGTAATCCGCTGCCGGACGAAACCGTTACCAAATCGAAGCAGTCGGACGCTATTCTATTCGGAGCCGTTGGGCACCCGAAGTACGACAACGACCCCTCGGCGAAAGTACGGCCCGAACAAGGTTTGCTGGGCATCCGGAAAGCCCTGGGCTTGTATGCCAACCTGCGTCCCATCAAGCTGTTCGACGAGCTTTTACAGGCATCAAGCATCAAGCCGGAATTTCTGCAAGGTGCCGACATTCTATTTTTCCGTGAGCTGACGGGCGACGTGTATTTTGGCGAAAAAGGCCGCAAAGACGACGGCGATACGGCGTATGACCTGATGATCTACAGCCGCTACGAGGTAGAACGGATTGCCGTTAAAGCGTTTGAAGCCGCCATGACCCGCCGGAAAAAGCTGTGCTCGGTGGATAAAGCCAACGTGCTGGAATCATCCCGGCTCTGGCGTGAAGTGGTGCAGGAAGTGGCCAAACGGTATCCCGAAGTGGAAGTGGAACACCAGTTTATTGATGCCGCTGCCATGCTGCTGATCAAAGATCCGCGCCGGTTCGACGTGGTCGTAACGGGCAACCTGTTCGGGGATATTTTAACGGACGAAGCTTCGCAGATCGCCGGCTCCATGGGCATGCTGGCGTCGGCTTCAATCGGTGATACCACGGGGCTCTATGAACCCATTCACGGTTCGGCCCACGATATCACGGGCAAAGGCGTTGCCAACCCGCTGGCGTCGGTGCTGTCGGCCGCTTTGATGCTCGATATTTCGTTTGGCATGAAAGCCGAATCCGAGGCCGTTGTCAACGCCGTTGATCAGGTTTTGAAAGCCGGATTCCGGACGCGCGATATTGCCGATGCCACCACACCCGCAAACCTGATTTTGGGAAC